A section of the Pimelobacter simplex genome encodes:
- a CDS encoding SDR family oxidoreductase, protein MSEFAGKVALVTGGGSGIGRAVALRYAEGGGDVVVLGRRTEPLEETVRMAEKHGVRAGFASCDVRDADAVTAAVDAVVADFGRIDALVNNAAGNFVCPAEDLSPGGWRAVVDIVLNGTFYATRAAGQHMLAQGEGSILNVIASYAWHGHPGTVHSAAAKGGILAMTRTLASEWGSRGVRVNCISPGPTETEGAGAALWPTEADRARVLGSVPAARFTTPEEVAESAAFLLDPRRAGYITGDVLSVDGGQWLGKVVYADSSKGS, encoded by the coding sequence ATGAGTGAGTTCGCCGGCAAGGTCGCGCTGGTGACCGGCGGCGGGTCCGGGATCGGCCGCGCCGTCGCGCTGCGGTACGCCGAGGGCGGGGGCGACGTCGTCGTCCTCGGTCGCCGGACCGAGCCGCTCGAGGAGACCGTCCGGATGGCCGAGAAGCACGGTGTGCGCGCGGGGTTCGCGAGCTGCGACGTCCGCGACGCCGACGCGGTCACGGCCGCGGTCGACGCCGTGGTGGCCGACTTCGGCCGGATCGACGCACTGGTCAACAACGCGGCCGGCAACTTCGTCTGCCCGGCGGAGGACCTGTCGCCGGGTGGTTGGAGGGCGGTCGTCGACATCGTCCTCAACGGCACGTTCTACGCCACCAGGGCGGCTGGGCAGCACATGCTTGCCCAGGGGGAGGGCTCGATCCTCAACGTGATCGCGTCCTATGCCTGGCACGGTCATCCCGGCACGGTGCACAGCGCCGCGGCCAAGGGCGGCATCCTCGCGATGACCCGCACCCTGGCCTCGGAGTGGGGATCCCGCGGGGTCCGGGTCAACTGCATCTCGCCCGGGCCGACCGAGACCGAGGGGGCCGGTGCCGCGCTCTGGCCGACCGAGGCCGACCGGGCCCGGGTGCTGGGCTCGGTGCCCGCCGCCCGCTTCACCACGCCGGAGGAGGTCGCCGAGTCCGCCGCCTTCCTGCTCGACCCGCGCCGGGCCGGCTACATCACCGGTGACGTGCTGAGCGTCGACGGAGGACAGTGGCTGGGCAAGGTCGTCTACGCCGACTCGTCGAAGGGATCCTGA
- a CDS encoding acetate--CoA ligase family protein — protein sequence MTLTVFSDPRSVAVVGASADPAKWGYWLARGALRGAARRQVHLVNAKGATIDGAPSVRSLAELAERDQVPELVVLCAPAASVPAIVDQALALGTRGFLGITAGIDTAHGEPGLERRLAERIRAAGARIVGPNCLGLYDAATDLELAWGTFSPGRLAIISQSGQLGLELAGLAAHEGLGVSRFVSVGNQVDVTAAELLDDLVDHEQTRAVVLYLESFADARGLVATMARLREAGKPVVVLTVGASEASRAAAQSHTGALTAATDVVRAACRAAGASLVDTPAQAVELAHLLLGGPLPAGRRVAIVSDSGGQGAIAADTFARHALEVPRLSDATRAALAGLLPAAAAVANPVDLAGAGEQDLSTYARVVDVLAGSGEVDAVVLSGYFGCYGADTPELVERELEVVGALAGVVGEQQRPVLVHSMSHDSVAVRSMREQSVPTLHTIDAVARSLELATAMAEDAARTVPRAVAPPTAETGKALDYLAGRDRVAAAGVAYPGAAAVRDVAGLHAAAARLTAPYVLKAGWLEHKTEVGGVAVGLADVAAAEAAFVAMSGRLGEGDYVLEEMDQRSDTVELIVGARRDSSFGPVVLVGIGGVQAELYRDVQVALAPVEPAEARRMIEALRAYPLLDGWRGRAAVDVAAAADVVAAVSCLLADDPDLVECEINPLRVGPEGAVAVDALVLAADHPTDVSGDKHE from the coding sequence ATGACGCTCACCGTCTTCTCCGACCCGCGCTCGGTCGCGGTCGTCGGAGCCTCGGCCGACCCCGCGAAGTGGGGCTACTGGCTGGCCCGCGGCGCCCTCCGGGGCGCCGCGCGGCGCCAGGTCCACCTGGTCAACGCCAAGGGCGCCACCATCGACGGCGCGCCGTCCGTCCGTTCGCTCGCCGAGCTGGCCGAACGGGATCAGGTGCCTGAGCTGGTCGTCCTCTGTGCTCCGGCTGCGAGCGTCCCCGCCATCGTCGACCAGGCTCTCGCGCTGGGCACCCGAGGCTTCCTCGGCATCACCGCCGGCATCGACACCGCCCACGGTGAGCCCGGCCTCGAGCGCCGGCTCGCCGAGCGGATCCGTGCCGCAGGCGCCCGGATCGTCGGTCCCAACTGCCTGGGGCTGTACGACGCCGCGACCGACCTCGAGCTCGCCTGGGGGACCTTCTCGCCGGGCCGGCTCGCGATCATCTCCCAGTCCGGCCAGCTCGGGCTCGAGCTGGCCGGACTCGCGGCCCACGAGGGCCTCGGCGTCTCGCGCTTCGTCTCGGTCGGCAACCAGGTCGACGTCACCGCGGCCGAGCTGCTCGACGACCTCGTCGACCACGAGCAGACCCGCGCGGTGGTTCTCTACCTGGAGAGCTTCGCCGATGCGCGTGGGCTGGTCGCGACGATGGCGCGACTGCGCGAGGCCGGCAAGCCGGTCGTCGTGCTGACGGTGGGTGCCAGCGAGGCGAGCCGGGCCGCGGCGCAGTCCCACACCGGCGCACTGACCGCGGCGACGGATGTCGTCCGCGCGGCGTGCCGTGCCGCCGGGGCCTCGCTCGTCGACACGCCCGCACAGGCGGTCGAGCTCGCGCACCTGCTGCTCGGGGGTCCGCTGCCGGCCGGGCGCCGGGTCGCGATCGTCAGCGACAGCGGGGGCCAGGGCGCGATCGCTGCCGACACGTTCGCGCGCCACGCGCTGGAGGTACCGCGGCTCTCCGACGCCACCCGGGCTGCGCTCGCCGGCCTCCTCCCCGCCGCGGCCGCCGTGGCCAACCCCGTGGACCTGGCGGGGGCGGGCGAGCAGGACCTGTCGACGTACGCGCGGGTGGTCGACGTGCTCGCCGGGAGCGGCGAGGTCGACGCGGTCGTGCTGTCGGGCTACTTCGGCTGCTACGGCGCCGACACCCCCGAGCTCGTCGAGCGCGAGCTCGAGGTCGTCGGCGCGCTGGCCGGTGTCGTCGGCGAGCAGCAGCGGCCGGTCCTCGTGCACAGCATGAGCCACGACTCGGTCGCCGTCCGCTCGATGCGCGAGCAGTCGGTGCCGACGCTGCACACGATCGACGCCGTGGCGCGCTCGCTGGAGCTGGCGACCGCGATGGCCGAGGACGCCGCCCGGACCGTGCCCCGAGCCGTGGCCCCGCCGACGGCCGAGACCGGCAAGGCGCTCGACTACCTCGCGGGGCGCGACCGGGTCGCGGCCGCCGGTGTCGCCTACCCGGGCGCCGCCGCCGTCCGCGACGTCGCCGGCCTGCACGCCGCGGCTGCCCGGCTCACCGCCCCCTACGTCCTCAAGGCCGGTTGGCTGGAGCACAAGACCGAGGTCGGCGGCGTCGCCGTCGGTCTGGCCGACGTGGCGGCCGCGGAGGCGGCGTTCGTGGCGATGAGTGGGCGTCTGGGTGAGGGTGACTACGTGCTGGAGGAGATGGACCAGCGCTCGGACACGGTGGAGCTGATCGTCGGCGCTCGCCGGGACAGCTCCTTCGGGCCGGTCGTCCTCGTGGGCATCGGCGGAGTTCAGGCCGAGCTCTACCGCGATGTCCAGGTCGCACTCGCACCGGTCGAGCCCGCCGAGGCACGCCGGATGATCGAGGCGCTGCGCGCCTACCCGCTCCTCGACGGCTGGCGTGGGCGTGCTGCGGTCGACGTGGCCGCGGCGGCCGACGTGGTCGCGGCGGTCTCGTGCCTGCTGGCCGACGACCCTGATCTCGTGGAGTGCGAGATCAACCCCCTCCGGGTCGGCCCCGAGGGCGCGGTCGCGGTCGACGCGCTCGTCCTCGCAGCCGACCACCCCACCGATGTGTCAGGAGACAAGCATGAGTGA
- a CDS encoding acyl-CoA dehydrogenase family protein, whose product MSHIIRDGIALTDEQQEFVTLARDFAAREIRPRAREVDEADTESPLDLWQKAAQIGLASYMLPAEYGGGGVTDLVTQCLVQQELCYGDVGIGNFLTSSAFFAGPVEALGNEEQKKRWLTPLTGDNPPVTALAVTEPGVGSDSAALQTRAVREGDEYVLNGQKTWISNAPYAQWIIVFATVDPSLRSRGVTAFVVDRDLPGVTIGQPMKKMGQRGIVNAEVFLEDVRVPLDCRLGDEGQGFYGLMRTFDASRILIGAGATGLSRAALDQSAQYAQERTQFGKPIIEHQAVAFRLADMAAKTDISHLVTMRAARLYDQGEMTAMESAVTKLTASENTSWVTNAALSIHGGWGYSREFLLEKWVRDAKLEELEEGTSDIQRLIISRAVAAR is encoded by the coding sequence ATGAGCCACATCATCCGCGACGGCATCGCACTGACCGACGAGCAGCAGGAGTTCGTCACGCTGGCCCGCGACTTCGCCGCACGCGAGATCCGCCCCCGTGCCCGGGAGGTCGACGAGGCGGACACCGAGTCGCCGCTCGACCTGTGGCAGAAGGCCGCGCAGATCGGCCTGGCGTCGTACATGCTCCCGGCGGAGTACGGCGGCGGCGGGGTCACCGACCTCGTCACGCAGTGCCTGGTCCAGCAGGAGCTCTGCTACGGAGACGTGGGGATCGGCAACTTCCTCACCTCCAGCGCGTTCTTCGCCGGCCCGGTCGAGGCGCTGGGCAACGAGGAGCAGAAGAAGCGTTGGCTGACGCCCCTGACCGGCGACAACCCGCCGGTCACGGCGCTCGCGGTCACCGAGCCCGGCGTCGGCTCCGACTCGGCCGCCCTGCAGACGCGGGCGGTGCGCGAGGGGGACGAGTACGTCCTCAACGGCCAGAAGACGTGGATCTCCAACGCCCCTTACGCCCAGTGGATCATCGTCTTCGCGACCGTCGACCCGTCGCTGCGCTCGCGCGGCGTGACCGCCTTCGTGGTCGACCGGGATCTCCCCGGCGTCACCATCGGCCAGCCGATGAAGAAGATGGGCCAGCGCGGCATCGTCAACGCCGAGGTCTTCCTCGAGGACGTCCGGGTGCCGCTCGACTGCCGCCTCGGCGACGAGGGCCAGGGCTTCTACGGCCTCATGCGCACCTTCGACGCCTCGCGCATCCTCATCGGTGCCGGCGCCACCGGTCTCTCGCGTGCTGCCCTCGATCAGTCGGCGCAGTACGCGCAGGAGCGCACGCAGTTCGGCAAGCCGATCATCGAGCACCAGGCGGTCGCCTTCCGGCTCGCCGACATGGCCGCCAAGACCGACATCTCGCACCTGGTGACGATGCGCGCCGCGCGCCTCTACGACCAGGGCGAGATGACCGCCATGGAGTCGGCGGTCACCAAGTTGACCGCGTCCGAGAACACCTCGTGGGTGACCAACGCGGCGCTGTCGATCCACGGTGGCTGGGGCTACAGCCGCGAGTTCCTGCTGGAGAAGTGGGTCCGCGACGCCAAGCTCGAGGAGCTCGAGGAGGGCACCAGCGACATCCAGCGGCTGATCATCTCGCGGGCGGTCGCAGCACGATGA
- a CDS encoding ABC transporter ATP-binding protein gives MSQNPSTTSTLAGTGVSIDIRNVVKRYKSMTAVDDISLSIEPGEFLTLLGSSGSGKSTLLNIIAGFISADSGAIEVGGKDLTKVPPYRRDLGMVFQHYALFPHMSVWDNVAFPLKRRRISKAQVAERVQRALDVVELGHLGKRRPAQLSGGQQQRVALARAIVFQPQALLMDEPLGALDKRLREQLQLEIKRLHRELGTTFVFVTHDQEEALAMSDRIAVLRDGALVQVGTPVELYERPASRYTAEFLGESNIFTGRGHGVDDGSALVVRPEHVRLSAAGSELPSGHNGIDGVVREVVYLGSGLRVEIALPDGRHLITRSEVRGALTPSPGLPVAAHWHPEHALVVRDDTAA, from the coding sequence ATGTCCCAGAACCCCAGCACCACCAGCACCCTCGCCGGCACCGGCGTCTCCATCGACATCCGCAATGTCGTCAAGCGCTACAAGTCGATGACCGCGGTCGACGACATCTCCCTCTCGATCGAGCCGGGGGAGTTCCTCACCCTGCTCGGATCGAGCGGCTCGGGCAAGTCGACCCTGCTCAACATCATCGCGGGCTTCATCAGCGCCGACAGCGGCGCGATCGAGGTCGGCGGCAAGGACCTCACCAAGGTGCCGCCGTACCGCCGCGACCTCGGCATGGTCTTCCAGCACTACGCGCTGTTCCCGCACATGAGCGTCTGGGACAACGTCGCCTTTCCGCTGAAGCGGCGCCGGATCTCCAAGGCGCAGGTCGCCGAGCGGGTCCAGCGTGCCCTCGACGTCGTCGAGCTCGGCCACCTGGGCAAGCGCCGCCCCGCGCAGCTCTCCGGCGGCCAGCAGCAGCGCGTCGCGCTGGCCCGGGCGATCGTCTTCCAGCCCCAGGCGCTGCTCATGGACGAGCCGCTGGGTGCCCTCGACAAGCGGCTGCGCGAGCAGCTCCAGCTCGAGATCAAGCGGCTGCACCGCGAGCTCGGCACGACCTTCGTGTTCGTCACCCACGACCAGGAGGAGGCGCTGGCGATGTCGGACCGGATCGCGGTCCTGCGCGACGGCGCCCTCGTCCAGGTCGGTACGCCGGTCGAGCTCTACGAGCGCCCGGCGAGCCGCTACACCGCGGAGTTCCTGGGGGAGTCGAACATCTTCACCGGCCGCGGCCACGGCGTCGACGACGGCTCGGCGCTCGTCGTCCGGCCCGAGCACGTGCGGCTCAGCGCCGCCGGTTCCGAGCTGCCCTCCGGTCACAACGGCATCGACGGCGTGGTGCGCGAGGTCGTGTACCTCGGCTCCGGCCTGCGCGTCGAGATCGCCCTGCCCGACGGCCGCCACCTCATCACGCGCTCCGAGGTACGCGGAGCGCTCACCCCCAGCCCGGGCCTGCCGGTCGCTGCCCACTGGCACCCCGAGCACGCCCTCGTCGTCCGTGACGACACCGCCGCCTGA
- a CDS encoding ABC transporter permease — translation MNTKLLCRGSLVALVVLTALYLVAPVFFVIPTSFNDSSFLEFPPKAFSTRWYQAYFEDPAWINATLNSLQIGVWVTILSIVLGTAAALAMVRGRYPVKALVSGLVLAPVLVPYVIIGLAVYAVFLKVGLTQSILGFVLVHTALAVPFVVINVSAALVSFDERLEMAAMSLGANRFTTFLRITLPCIAPSVAAGALFAFITSFDEVVTSVFLAGPDVSTLPVQMWSGVRVQIDPTVAAVSTMLLLVTLALFASAGLVRLFRARRLAKVA, via the coding sequence GTGAACACCAAGCTCCTCTGCCGCGGCAGTCTCGTGGCGCTGGTCGTGCTGACTGCGCTCTACCTCGTCGCTCCAGTCTTCTTCGTCATCCCGACCTCGTTCAACGACAGCTCGTTCCTGGAGTTCCCGCCCAAGGCCTTCTCGACGCGCTGGTACCAGGCGTACTTCGAGGACCCGGCCTGGATCAACGCCACGCTCAACTCGCTGCAGATCGGCGTGTGGGTCACGATCCTCTCCATCGTCCTCGGTACGGCGGCCGCGCTGGCCATGGTCCGCGGTCGCTATCCGGTCAAGGCGCTGGTGAGCGGCCTCGTGCTCGCCCCGGTGCTCGTGCCCTACGTGATCATCGGCCTCGCCGTCTACGCGGTGTTCCTCAAGGTGGGCCTGACCCAGTCGATCCTCGGATTCGTCCTCGTGCACACGGCGCTGGCCGTCCCGTTCGTCGTGATCAACGTCAGTGCGGCTCTCGTCAGCTTCGACGAGCGGCTCGAGATGGCGGCGATGAGCCTGGGCGCCAACCGCTTCACGACGTTTCTGCGGATCACGCTGCCGTGCATCGCGCCGAGCGTCGCTGCGGGCGCGCTGTTCGCCTTCATCACCTCCTTCGACGAGGTCGTGACGAGCGTCTTCCTCGCCGGTCCCGATGTCAGCACCCTCCCGGTGCAGATGTGGAGCGGCGTCCGGGTGCAGATCGATCCGACGGTCGCCGCCGTCAGCACGATGCTGCTGCTCGTCACCCTCGCCCTGTTCGCCTCCGCCGGCCTGGTGCGCCTGTTCCGTGCCCGCCGGCTCGCCAAGGTCGCCTGA
- a CDS encoding ABC transporter permease, producing MSSTVSARAPQQSGTTPGAGAPAAAARRRPRLLDGWGLLVLPLVVFLLVVFVVPLVTILARSFTDPTTGLDNYRDFFSSPVYLDVLGNTFRISGLVTLVTLLLGFPYAYLMTLAPPFWRGVMLVAVLIPFWTSLLVRTFAWVLMLGDTGVINQGLMSLGLIDEPLQLIRNQTGVLVGMVQVMLPYAVLPMYATMRQIDRRLVQAAEGLGARPVSAFWRVYAPLTVPGVAASCLLVFISSIGFYVTPALLGGPKDMMIGELIVQQLSAVLRWGFASALAVILLLVTGVLLVLVSRIVNIGKFMGGER from the coding sequence GTGAGCTCGACCGTCTCGGCACGGGCGCCGCAGCAGAGCGGTACGACGCCCGGTGCCGGCGCCCCCGCGGCGGCGGCCCGGCGGCGACCGCGCCTGCTCGATGGGTGGGGACTGCTGGTGCTCCCGCTGGTCGTCTTCCTGCTGGTCGTGTTCGTCGTGCCGCTGGTGACGATCCTGGCGCGCAGCTTCACCGACCCGACGACGGGCCTGGACAACTACCGCGACTTCTTCAGCTCGCCGGTCTACCTCGACGTCCTCGGCAACACCTTCCGGATCTCCGGCCTGGTCACGCTCGTGACCCTGCTGCTCGGCTTCCCCTACGCCTACCTCATGACGCTCGCGCCGCCGTTCTGGCGCGGGGTGATGCTGGTGGCGGTGCTCATCCCGTTCTGGACGAGCCTCCTGGTCCGCACGTTCGCCTGGGTGCTGATGCTCGGCGACACGGGTGTCATCAACCAGGGCCTGATGTCGCTCGGCCTCATCGACGAGCCGCTCCAGCTGATCCGCAACCAGACCGGCGTCCTCGTCGGCATGGTCCAGGTGATGCTGCCGTACGCCGTGCTGCCGATGTACGCCACGATGCGACAGATCGACCGACGTCTCGTGCAGGCCGCCGAGGGGCTGGGCGCCCGTCCGGTCTCGGCGTTCTGGAGGGTCTACGCACCACTCACCGTGCCGGGCGTCGCCGCGTCGTGCCTGCTGGTCTTCATCTCCTCGATCGGCTTCTACGTCACACCCGCGCTGCTGGGCGGGCCCAAGGACATGATGATCGGTGAGCTCATCGTCCAGCAGCTCTCGGCCGTGCTGCGCTGGGGATTCGCCTCTGCGCTGGCCGTCATCCTCCTTCTCGTGACCGGCGTCCTGCTCGTGCTGGTCTCGCGCATCGTCAACATCGGCAAGTTCATGGGAGGCGAGCGGTGA
- a CDS encoding ABC transporter substrate-binding protein yields MKRVLTAGVALTAVVGLAGCGAAGGSDDQLTIVMWGGQDQKTHIKEAVVPWADEAGVTIKQDSPSDYAKFRAQVESGKVSWDVVEVEPNFAHTACDKGWAEKLDTSIIDTAGLNPEEVTDCAIPVLEYAFTIGYNTDKFPQAHPTTWAEFFDTKKFPGKRGFWKYATGAIFEAALLADGVKPDELYPLDIDRAFKKLDTIKDDIVFYETGEQQQQLVASGEAPLVQAWNGRIYSAAKEGQPVANEWNEHLLSYDQLVIPKGAKNAENAQKWMQWYVDHPEAQAGYSNATAYGPITKDALEYVKPDVLKELPTSPDNAPKRAAIIDYAYWAEHYDEVSERLNEWAAK; encoded by the coding sequence ATGAAGCGAGTTCTGACGGCGGGTGTCGCGCTCACGGCGGTGGTCGGGCTGGCAGGTTGCGGCGCTGCGGGGGGCAGCGACGACCAGCTCACGATCGTGATGTGGGGCGGCCAGGACCAGAAGACGCACATCAAGGAGGCCGTCGTCCCGTGGGCCGACGAGGCGGGCGTCACGATCAAGCAGGACTCGCCCAGCGACTACGCCAAGTTCCGCGCTCAGGTGGAGTCCGGCAAGGTCAGCTGGGACGTCGTCGAGGTCGAGCCGAACTTCGCCCACACGGCGTGCGACAAGGGCTGGGCCGAGAAGCTCGACACCAGCATCATCGACACCGCCGGCCTCAACCCCGAAGAGGTCACCGACTGCGCGATCCCGGTCCTCGAGTACGCCTTCACCATCGGCTACAACACCGACAAGTTCCCCCAGGCCCACCCGACCACCTGGGCGGAGTTCTTCGACACCAAGAAGTTCCCGGGCAAGCGCGGCTTCTGGAAGTACGCCACGGGCGCGATCTTCGAGGCCGCGCTGCTGGCCGACGGGGTCAAGCCGGACGAGCTCTACCCCCTCGACATCGACCGGGCCTTCAAGAAGCTCGACACGATCAAGGACGACATCGTCTTCTACGAGACCGGCGAGCAGCAGCAGCAGCTCGTCGCCTCGGGCGAGGCGCCGCTGGTCCAGGCCTGGAACGGCCGGATCTACTCCGCCGCCAAGGAGGGCCAGCCGGTCGCCAACGAGTGGAACGAGCACCTCCTGTCCTACGACCAGCTCGTCATCCCCAAGGGCGCCAAGAACGCCGAGAACGCCCAGAAGTGGATGCAGTGGTACGTCGACCACCCGGAGGCCCAGGCCGGCTACTCCAACGCGACGGCCTACGGCCCGATCACGAAGGATGCCCTGGAGTACGTCAAGCCTGACGTCCTCAAGGAGCTCCCGACCTCACCCGACAACGCCCCCAAGCGCGCCGCGATCATCGACTACGCCTACTGGGCCGAGCACTACGACGAGGTCTCCGAGCGGCTGAACGAATGGGCCGCCAAGTGA
- a CDS encoding TetR/AcrR family transcriptional regulator, translating to MARASVEAERKEQILVAACEVVSEIGFKSLRIADVAKRAGTSTGTVHYYFDTKRDLMHAAFDWNFTQSLGRRREILESDAAPRQRLRDFVESYLPEGDATIAAWHVWAELWVEALHDPDLQELNERVYGEWRRAVAAIIRDGQDAGEFRDGDAVVFANGLIGMIDGLSLQVLLGSRSMTADRMRAVCEQVLEWFFLAP from the coding sequence ATGGCCAGAGCCAGCGTGGAGGCCGAGCGCAAGGAGCAGATCCTCGTCGCGGCCTGCGAGGTCGTCTCGGAGATCGGCTTCAAGTCGCTGCGCATCGCCGACGTGGCGAAGCGGGCCGGGACGAGCACGGGCACGGTGCACTACTACTTCGACACCAAGCGCGACCTCATGCACGCGGCCTTCGACTGGAACTTCACCCAGTCGCTGGGCCGGCGCCGCGAGATCCTCGAGAGCGATGCGGCGCCGCGACAGCGGCTGCGCGACTTCGTGGAGTCGTACCTCCCCGAGGGCGACGCCACGATCGCCGCCTGGCACGTGTGGGCCGAGCTGTGGGTCGAGGCGCTCCACGATCCTGACCTCCAAGAGCTCAACGAGCGCGTGTACGGCGAGTGGCGCCGCGCCGTCGCCGCGATCATCCGCGACGGCCAGGACGCGGGGGAGTTCCGCGACGGAGACGCGGTCGTCTTCGCCAACGGCCTGATCGGCATGATCGACGGACTGAGCCTGCAGGTCCTCCTCGGCTCGCGCAGCATGACCGCGGACCGGATGCGTGCGGTCTGCGAGCAGGTGCTGGAGTGGTTCTTCCTGGCTCCCTGA